In the Azospirillum humicireducens genome, GGCTATGGCGCCGGTCACAATCTGGCGATCCGGCAGGGCGATGCGCCCTATCATCTGATCCTGAACTACGACATCCTGCTGGAATCCGACGCCCTGCTGGCCGGCTGGCGTTACATGGAGGCGCACCCGCGCACGGTCCTGCTGACGCCCAAGGTGTTCGGCCCGTCGGGCGAGCAGGAATTCCTGTGCAAGCGCCGCCCCACGGTGCTGGACCTCGGCCTGCGCGCCTTCGCCCCTGCCCCGCTCAAGCGGATGTTCGCCGCACGGCTCGACCGCTACGAGATGCGCGACGTGACCCGCGACGCCATCGTCACCGGGCTGGAGCAGGTCAGCGGCGCCTTCATGCTGTTCCGGCGCGAGGCGCTGACCCGGCTGGGCGGCTTCGACGACGGCTATTTCCTGTATTTCGAGGATTTCGACCTGTCCCGCCGGGCAATGGCTCTGGGCGAGATCGCCTATGTTCCCGAGGTGCGCATGGTGCATTTCGGCGGCAAGGCGGCGCGCAAGGGCGGCGCGCACATCCGGATGTTCGCCCGCTCCGCCCTACGCTTTTTCAACACCCACGGATGGCGGCTGGTCTGAGCTGTGCGACTTCCGCAATCCCGGACGGCCGCGGGTCTTCAGCAGCAGCGGGTTCCAGGCGATCATGCGGGCGACCTGCCACAGCGTGGCCTTGCGGCCGCGCTGGAT is a window encoding:
- a CDS encoding glycosyltransferase family 2 protein, giving the protein MTSSFLDLSVVLFHPDPELLARSLDTIGAAADRLAEGAGVQTRLWIVDNGAPEGSDTASSPLRPLLDRYAEAGRPPVALIAGHGNVGYGAGHNLAIRQGDAPYHLILNYDILLESDALLAGWRYMEAHPRTVLLTPKVFGPSGEQEFLCKRRPTVLDLGLRAFAPAPLKRMFAARLDRYEMRDVTRDAIVTGLEQVSGAFMLFRREALTRLGGFDDGYFLYFEDFDLSRRAMALGEIAYVPEVRMVHFGGKAARKGGAHIRMFARSALRFFNTHGWRLV